In Ogataea parapolymorpha DL-1 chromosome I, whole genome shotgun sequence, the following are encoded in one genomic region:
- a CDS encoding putative transporter, which yields MSSKSPDERSPLVAVSSAPLYTQEPEALKLSPADTTFSNEARYVVTNSIPVLLTFVFQYLFQIMIPIYFSSRLGETYLSACSLSLTTFYVTGPVVVNGFSTSMDTLCSTAFGAGSYSKVGLYYQRCTVILMLILIPSGLFWLNAESAIFMVTRDENLASLCAQYLRVMPFAIPAIVTFECSKRYLQSQNKFSAPTRIIFLAVPVSVALNHLLIPQIGFLAPPLAFVSTYWLIASSLCLYIWFIDGYQCWHYNTTFRQLTSEWAPFFSLGLPGVLMILSEAFAFQVITFLSAKFSSLELASQSIVSTVASFGFQIPFSVGICCSTRLANIIGAKSENYKIAVTVSLFAACFLSVFNFCWMALFRTRLTKLFTNDPELVANASKLFLVVAFNQFLDCINVICAAILRSQGRQRIGSLLSMICYYLIATPFEVLMAFSWNMNVFGLWLGLAVGVGALSLGELAIVLKSNWESIIIKNTDIV from the coding sequence ATGTCGTCCAAGTCGCCTGACGAAAGGTCGCCACTAGTTGCGGTATCTTCCGCGCCGCTGTATACCCAGGAGCCCGAAGCACTCAAGCTTTCGCCCGCAGACACCACGTTTTCTAACGAGGCTCGATATGTGGTCACCAATTCAATTCCGGTGCTTCTGACCTTCGTGTTCCAGTATCTTTTCCAGATAATGATTCCTATCTACTTCTCGAGCAGGCTCGGGGAGACGTATCTCTCGGCGTGCTCCTTATCGCTCACTACGTTCTACGTCACAGGACCTGTGGTAGTGAATGGATTTTCCACATCCATGGACACTTTATGCTCCAcagcttttggagcaggCAGCTACTCCAAAGTGGGTCTGTATTACCAACGCTGCACTGTGATACTGATGCTAATTTTAATTCCAAGTGGCTTATTCTGGCTAAATGCTGAATCTGCTATCTTTATGGTCACTCGAGATGAAAACCTGGCCAGCCTGTGTGCGCAATACCTCCGTGTGATGCCGTTTGCCATTCCTGCCATTGTGACGTTCGAGTGTTCCAAGAGATATCTCCAGTCGCAGAACAAGTTTAGTGCCCCCACTAGAATAATATTCCTCGCTGTGCCCGTCAGCGTCGCACTGAACCATCTGTTGATTCCCCAAATCGGTTTTTTGGCACCCCCGCTAGCATTTGTGTCGACCTACTGGCTGATTGCCAGTTCTCTATGTCTTTACATCTGGTTCATCGACGGCTACCAATGCTGGCACTATAACACCACTTTCCGCCAACTTACCTCCGAATGGGCCCCGTTCTTTTCTCTGGGACTTCCCGGTGTGCTCATGATCCTGTCGGAGGCTTTTGCGTTCCAAGTGATCACGTTTCTGTCGGCAAagttcagctcgttggaACTGGCCTCGCAGTCGATCGTCTCGACCGTCGCGTCGTTCGGCTTCCAGATCCCGTTCTCGGTCGGTATCTGCTGCTCTACACGGCTGGCCAACATCATCGGAGCCAAGTCCGAAAACTACAAGATTGCCGTTACCGTGTCGCTGTTTGCGGCCTGCTTCCTCAGTGtcttcaatttctgctGGATGGCGCTATTCAGAACCCGACTCACTAAACTGTTCACCAATGACCCAGAACTCGTTGCCAACGCCAGCAAGCTGTTCCTGGTGGTTGCCTTCAACCAGTTTCTGGACTGTATTAACGTCATCTGTGCAGCCATCCTACGAAGCCAGGGCAGGCAGCGGATCGGATCGCTGCTCAGCATGATATGCTACTATCTAATAGCCACGCCTTTCGAGGTGCTTATGGCGTTCAGCTGGAATATGAACGTGTTTGGGCTGTGGCTGGGTCTCGCAGTGGGTGTGGGTGCACTCTCGCTCGGCGAATTAGCCATTGTGCTCAAATCCAATTGGGAATCGATAATTATAAAAAACACGGACATAGTTTGA